One genomic window of Dromaius novaehollandiae isolate bDroNov1 chromosome 23, bDroNov1.hap1, whole genome shotgun sequence includes the following:
- the FGR gene encoding tyrosine-protein kinase Fgr isoform X2 gives MGCVHCKEKGSGKGQPESGPPPAPASQYDPDPTQPAGAFTRIPDFNNFHGAAVPAAPAFAAPGLYPAGTLPGRSSGITGGGVTLFVALYDYEARTEDDLTFQKGEKFHIINNTEGDWWEARSLSSGTAGYIPSNYVAPVDSIQAEEWYFGKMGRKDAERQLLAHGNGRGTFLIRESETTKGAYSLSIRDWDEAKGDHVKHYKIRKLDNGGYYITTRAQFDTVQQLVQHYIEYNDGLCHLLTHACPALKPQTLGLAKDAWEIARASISLDTKLGMGCFGDVWMGTWNGTTKVAVKTLKPGTMSPEAFLEEAQIMKRLRHDKLVQLYAVVSEEPIYIVTEFMSQGSLLDFLKDGDGRYLKLPQLVDMAAQIAAGMAYIERMNYIHRDLRAANILVGDNLVCKIADFGLARLIEDNEYTARQGAKFPIKWTAPEAALYGRFTIKSDVWSFGILLTELVTKGRVPYPGMNNREVLEQVERGYRMQCPGSCPPSLHDAMVQCWRREPEERPTFEYLQAFLEDYFTATEPQYQPGDNQ, from the exons ATGGGCTGTGTGCACTGCAAAGAGAAGGGCTCCGGCAAGGGGCAGCCGGagagcggcccccccccggcgcccgcctccCAGTACGACCCCGACCCCACGCAGCCCGCCGGCGCCTTCACCCGCATCCCCGACTTCAACAACTTCCACGGCGCGGCGGTGCCTGCGGCACCCGCCTTCGCCGCCCCGGGGCTCTACCCCGCCGGCACGCTGCCGGGGCGAAGCAGCGGCATCACAG GCGGGGGCGTGACGCTCTTCGTCGCCCTGTACGACTACGAGGCCCGGACGGAGGACGACCTGACTTTCCAGAAAGGGGAGAAATTCCACATCATCAACAACAC CGAGGGCGACTGGTGGGAGGCCAGGTCGCTGAGCTCGGGCACCGCCGGCTACATCCCCAGCAACTACGTAGCCCCCGTGGACTCCATCCAGGCAGAAGA GTGGTACTTCGGGAAGATGGGGCGCAAGGACGCCGAGCGGCAGCTCCTGGCCCACGGCAACGGCCGCGGCACCTTCCTCATCCGCGAGAGCGAGACCACGAAAG GCGCCTACTCGCTCTCCATCCGCGACTGGGACGAGGCCAAGGGCGACCACGTCAAGCACTATAAGATCCGCAAGCTGGACAACGGCGGCTACTACATCACCACGCGCGCCCAGTTCGACACCGTGCAGCAGCTGGTGCAGCACTACATCG AGTATAACGATGGGCTGTGCCATCTGCTAACCCACGCGTGCCCCGCTCTGAAGCCCCAGACCCTGGGATTAGCTAAGGACGCCTGGGAGATAGCGCGCGCGTCCATCAGCCTCGACACGAAACTCGGCATGGGATGTTTCGGAGACGTGTGGATGG GCACGTGGAACGGCACCACCAAGGTGGCGGTGAAGACGCTGAAGCCGGGCACCATGTCGCCCGAGGCCTTCCTGGAGGAGGCGCAGATCATGAAGCGGCTGCGGCACGACAAGCTGGTGCAGCTCTACGCCGTGGTGTCGGAGGAGCCCATCTACATCGTCACCGAGTTCATGAGCCAGG GCAGCTTGCTGGATTTCCTAAAGGACGGGGACGGCCGATACCTGAAGCTGCCCCAGCTGGTGGACATGGCTGCCCAG ATCGCCGCGGGCATGGCCTACATCGAGAGGATGAACTACATCCACCGGGACCTGCGCGCCGCCAACATCCTCGTGGGCGACAACCTGGTGTGCAAGATCGCCGACTTCGGCCTCGCGCGCCTCATCGAGGACAACGAGTACACGGCGCGCCAGG GCGCTAAGTTCCCCATCAAGTGGACGGCGCCGGAGGCCGCGCTCTACGGCAGGTTCACCATCAAGTCGGACGTCTGGTCCTTCGGCATCCTCCTGACGGAGCTGGTGACCAAGGGCCGGGTGCCCTACCCAG GGATGAACAAccgggaggtgctggagcaggtgGAGCGCGGGTACCGCATGCAGTGCCCGGGCAGCTGCCCGCCCTCGCTGCACGACGCCATGGTGCAGTGCTGGCGGCGGGAGCCCGAGGAGCGGCCCACCTTCGAGTACCTCCAGGCCTTCCTCGAGGACTACTTCACCGCCACCGAGCCCCAGTACCAGCCGGGCGACAACCAGTGA
- the FGR gene encoding tyrosine-protein kinase Fgr isoform X3, translating into MGCVHCKEKGSGKGQPESGPPPAPASQYDPDPTQPAGAFTRIPDFNNFHGAAVPAAPAFAAPGLYPAGTLPGRSSGITGGGVTLFVALYDYEARTEDDLTFQKGEKFHIINNTEGDWWEARSLSSGTAGYIPSNYVAPVDSIQAEEWYFGKMGRKDAERQLLAHGNGRGTFLIRESETTKGAYSLSIRDWDEAKGDHVKHYKIRKLDNGGYYITTRAQFDTVQQLVQHYIGTWNGTTKVAVKTLKPGTMSPEAFLEEAQIMKRLRHDKLVQLYAVVSEEPIYIVTEFMSQGSLLDFLKDGDGRYLKLPQLVDMAAQIAAGMAYIERMNYIHRDLRAANILVGDNLVCKIADFGLARLIEDNEYTARQGAKFPIKWTAPEAALYGRFTIKSDVWSFGILLTELVTKGRVPYPGMNNREVLEQVERGYRMQCPGSCPPSLHDAMVQCWRREPEERPTFEYLQAFLEDYFTATEPQYQPGDNQ; encoded by the exons ATGGGCTGTGTGCACTGCAAAGAGAAGGGCTCCGGCAAGGGGCAGCCGGagagcggcccccccccggcgcccgcctccCAGTACGACCCCGACCCCACGCAGCCCGCCGGCGCCTTCACCCGCATCCCCGACTTCAACAACTTCCACGGCGCGGCGGTGCCTGCGGCACCCGCCTTCGCCGCCCCGGGGCTCTACCCCGCCGGCACGCTGCCGGGGCGAAGCAGCGGCATCACAG GCGGGGGCGTGACGCTCTTCGTCGCCCTGTACGACTACGAGGCCCGGACGGAGGACGACCTGACTTTCCAGAAAGGGGAGAAATTCCACATCATCAACAACAC CGAGGGCGACTGGTGGGAGGCCAGGTCGCTGAGCTCGGGCACCGCCGGCTACATCCCCAGCAACTACGTAGCCCCCGTGGACTCCATCCAGGCAGAAGA GTGGTACTTCGGGAAGATGGGGCGCAAGGACGCCGAGCGGCAGCTCCTGGCCCACGGCAACGGCCGCGGCACCTTCCTCATCCGCGAGAGCGAGACCACGAAAG GCGCCTACTCGCTCTCCATCCGCGACTGGGACGAGGCCAAGGGCGACCACGTCAAGCACTATAAGATCCGCAAGCTGGACAACGGCGGCTACTACATCACCACGCGCGCCCAGTTCGACACCGTGCAGCAGCTGGTGCAGCACTACATCG GCACGTGGAACGGCACCACCAAGGTGGCGGTGAAGACGCTGAAGCCGGGCACCATGTCGCCCGAGGCCTTCCTGGAGGAGGCGCAGATCATGAAGCGGCTGCGGCACGACAAGCTGGTGCAGCTCTACGCCGTGGTGTCGGAGGAGCCCATCTACATCGTCACCGAGTTCATGAGCCAGG GCAGCTTGCTGGATTTCCTAAAGGACGGGGACGGCCGATACCTGAAGCTGCCCCAGCTGGTGGACATGGCTGCCCAG ATCGCCGCGGGCATGGCCTACATCGAGAGGATGAACTACATCCACCGGGACCTGCGCGCCGCCAACATCCTCGTGGGCGACAACCTGGTGTGCAAGATCGCCGACTTCGGCCTCGCGCGCCTCATCGAGGACAACGAGTACACGGCGCGCCAGG GCGCTAAGTTCCCCATCAAGTGGACGGCGCCGGAGGCCGCGCTCTACGGCAGGTTCACCATCAAGTCGGACGTCTGGTCCTTCGGCATCCTCCTGACGGAGCTGGTGACCAAGGGCCGGGTGCCCTACCCAG GGATGAACAAccgggaggtgctggagcaggtgGAGCGCGGGTACCGCATGCAGTGCCCGGGCAGCTGCCCGCCCTCGCTGCACGACGCCATGGTGCAGTGCTGGCGGCGGGAGCCCGAGGAGCGGCCCACCTTCGAGTACCTCCAGGCCTTCCTCGAGGACTACTTCACCGCCACCGAGCCCCAGTACCAGCCGGGCGACAACCAGTGA
- the LOC112981180 gene encoding digestive cysteine proteinase 1-like translates to MGVLRWLAACALCAAVRGGDCELSRPSPQFGSIYHVKGVINLPYAEIEEPFEAWYNLTGNKSRIQYYGGQVITYQFGSVKPYGMRYKITPETTEKEVNARKCFQLPGSEEDVVEAQSVFPSMDGFKFVREEYHRGRYCAVWQNVTRWAQKKNVYTMWVTNASCGVAPVRYEMRGYNSLLGSHYDKYEISYSHFDNSFPASVFDLPGNETKQCGGLPGSAAEHRVLANPMEDLVGRHRPWAHEVFHHYRKRFGRRYGSARELEHRQHVFVHNMRFVHSKNRAALSYTLALNHLADRTPQELAVLRGRRSSRAPNNGQPFPAERYAGLILPESLDWRLYGAVTPVKDQAVCGSCWSFATTGAMEGALFLKTGVLTPLSQQVLIDCSWGFGNYACDGGEEWRAYEWIKKHGGIASTESYGSYKGQNGLCHYNQSEMLGKITGYVNVTSGNITAVKAAIYKHGPVAVSIDASHKTFSFYSNGVYYEPKCANKPGELDHAVLAVGYGVLQGETYWLVKNSWSTYWGNDGYILMAMKDNNCGVATEATYPILA, encoded by the exons ATGGGCGTTCTGCGCTGGCTCGCGGCCTGCGCGCTCTGCGCTGCCGTCCGGG gAGGAGACTGCGAGCTCTCCCGCCCGTCCCCTCAGTTCGGCTCCATCTACCACGTCAAAG GAGTCATTAACCTGCCCTACGCCGAGATCGAGGAGCCCTTCGAAGCCTGGTACAACCTGACGGGAAACAAGAGCCGGATCCAGTACTACGGGG GGCAGGTGATAACCTACCAGTTTGGCTCGGTGAAGCCCTACGGGATGCGGTACAAGATCACGCCGGAGaccacggagaaagaagtgaacGCCAGGAAATGCTTCCAGCTGCCGGGCTCCGAGGAGGACGTGGTCGAGGCCCAGAGCGTCTTCCCCAGCATGGACGGCTTCAAG TTTGTGCGGGAGGAGTACCACCGGGGCCGGTACTGCGCCGTGTGGCAGAACGTCACCCGCTGGGCGCAGAAGAAGAACGTGTACACCATGTGGGTGACCAACGCCAGCTGCGGCGTGGCGCCCGTCCGCTACGAGATGCGGGGCtacaacagcctcctgggctccCACTACGACAAGTACGAGATCTCCTACAGCCACTTCGACAACAGCTTCCCCGCCTCCGTCTTCGACCTCCCCGGTAACG AGACGAAGCAGTGCGGGGGCCTgccggggagcgcggcggagCACCGGGTCCTGGCGAACCCCATGGAGGACTTGGTGGGACGGCACCGGCCCTGGGCCCACGAGGTGTTTCACCACTACAGGAAGCGTTTCGGCCGGCGGTACGGCTCGGCGCGGGAGCTGGAGCACAGGCAGCACGTCTTCGTCCACAACATGAG GTTCGTGCACTCCAAAAACCGAGCCGCGCTCTCCTACACGCTGGCGCTGAACCACCTGGCCGACCGCACGCCCCAGGAGCTGGCCGTGCTCCGGGGCCGCCGCAGCAGCCGCGCGCCCAACAACGGGCAGCCCTTCCCCGCCGAGCGCTACGCCGGCCTCATCCTGCCCGAGAGCCTCGACTGGCGGCTGTACG GCGCGGTGACGCCCGTGAAGGACCAGGCCGTCTGCGGGTCCTGCTGGAGCTTCGCCACGACGGGCGCCATGGAGGGTGCCCTCTTCCTCAAG accGGCGTGCTGACCCCCCTGTCCCAACAAGTCCTCATCGACTGCTCCTGGGGCTTCGGGAACTACGCGTGTGACGGGGGCGAGGAGTGGCGCGCCTACGAGTGGATCAAGAAACACGGCGGCATCGCGAGCACCGAGTCCTACGGCAGCTACAAGGGGCAG AACGGCTTGTGCCACTACAACCAGTCTGAGATGCTGGGCAAGATCACGGGCTACGTCAACGTCACCTCGGGCAACATCACGGCTGTCAAAGCTGCCATCTACAAGCACGGCCCCGTGGCTGTCAGCATCGACGCCTCGCACAAGACCTTCTCCTTCTATTCCAACGGTGTCTACTACGAGCCCAAGTGCG CGAACAAGCCGGGCGAGCTGGACCACGCGGTGCTGGCCGTGGGCTACGGCGTGCTCCAGGGAGAGACCTACTGGCTCGTCAAGAACTCCTGGTCCACGTACTGGGGCAACGACGGCTACATCCTCATGGCCATGAAGGACAACAACTGCGGCGTGGCCACCGAAGCCACCTACCCCATCCTGGCCTGA
- the FGR gene encoding tyrosine-protein kinase Fgr isoform X1 → MGCVHCKEKGSGKGQPESGPPPAPASQYDPDPTQPAGAFTRIPDFNNFHGAAVPAAPAFAAPGLYPAGTLPGRSSGITGGGVTLFVALYDYEARTEDDLTFQKGEKFHIINNTEGDWWEARSLSSGTAGYIPSNYVAPVDSIQAEEWYFGKMGRKDAERQLLAHGNGRGTFLIRESETTKGAYSLSIRDWDEAKGDHVKHYKIRKLDNGGYYITTRAQFDTVQQLVQHYIERAAGLCCRLAVPCHKGTPRLADLSVKTKDVWEIPRESLQLLKKLGNGQFGEVWMGTWNGTTKVAVKTLKPGTMSPEAFLEEAQIMKRLRHDKLVQLYAVVSEEPIYIVTEFMSQGSLLDFLKDGDGRYLKLPQLVDMAAQIAAGMAYIERMNYIHRDLRAANILVGDNLVCKIADFGLARLIEDNEYTARQGAKFPIKWTAPEAALYGRFTIKSDVWSFGILLTELVTKGRVPYPGMNNREVLEQVERGYRMQCPGSCPPSLHDAMVQCWRREPEERPTFEYLQAFLEDYFTATEPQYQPGDNQ, encoded by the exons ATGGGCTGTGTGCACTGCAAAGAGAAGGGCTCCGGCAAGGGGCAGCCGGagagcggcccccccccggcgcccgcctccCAGTACGACCCCGACCCCACGCAGCCCGCCGGCGCCTTCACCCGCATCCCCGACTTCAACAACTTCCACGGCGCGGCGGTGCCTGCGGCACCCGCCTTCGCCGCCCCGGGGCTCTACCCCGCCGGCACGCTGCCGGGGCGAAGCAGCGGCATCACAG GCGGGGGCGTGACGCTCTTCGTCGCCCTGTACGACTACGAGGCCCGGACGGAGGACGACCTGACTTTCCAGAAAGGGGAGAAATTCCACATCATCAACAACAC CGAGGGCGACTGGTGGGAGGCCAGGTCGCTGAGCTCGGGCACCGCCGGCTACATCCCCAGCAACTACGTAGCCCCCGTGGACTCCATCCAGGCAGAAGA GTGGTACTTCGGGAAGATGGGGCGCAAGGACGCCGAGCGGCAGCTCCTGGCCCACGGCAACGGCCGCGGCACCTTCCTCATCCGCGAGAGCGAGACCACGAAAG GCGCCTACTCGCTCTCCATCCGCGACTGGGACGAGGCCAAGGGCGACCACGTCAAGCACTATAAGATCCGCAAGCTGGACAACGGCGGCTACTACATCACCACGCGCGCCCAGTTCGACACCGTGCAGCAGCTGGTGCAGCACTACATCG AGCGCGCGGCGGGGCTGTGCTGCCGCCTGGCCGTGCCGTGCCACAAGGGAACGCCCAGGCTGGCCGACCTCTCGGTCAAGACCAAGGACGTGTGGGAGATCCCCCGCGAGTCGCTGCAGCTCCTCAAGAAGCTGGGCAACGGGCAGTTCGGGGAAGTGTGGATGG GCACGTGGAACGGCACCACCAAGGTGGCGGTGAAGACGCTGAAGCCGGGCACCATGTCGCCCGAGGCCTTCCTGGAGGAGGCGCAGATCATGAAGCGGCTGCGGCACGACAAGCTGGTGCAGCTCTACGCCGTGGTGTCGGAGGAGCCCATCTACATCGTCACCGAGTTCATGAGCCAGG GCAGCTTGCTGGATTTCCTAAAGGACGGGGACGGCCGATACCTGAAGCTGCCCCAGCTGGTGGACATGGCTGCCCAG ATCGCCGCGGGCATGGCCTACATCGAGAGGATGAACTACATCCACCGGGACCTGCGCGCCGCCAACATCCTCGTGGGCGACAACCTGGTGTGCAAGATCGCCGACTTCGGCCTCGCGCGCCTCATCGAGGACAACGAGTACACGGCGCGCCAGG GCGCTAAGTTCCCCATCAAGTGGACGGCGCCGGAGGCCGCGCTCTACGGCAGGTTCACCATCAAGTCGGACGTCTGGTCCTTCGGCATCCTCCTGACGGAGCTGGTGACCAAGGGCCGGGTGCCCTACCCAG GGATGAACAAccgggaggtgctggagcaggtgGAGCGCGGGTACCGCATGCAGTGCCCGGGCAGCTGCCCGCCCTCGCTGCACGACGCCATGGTGCAGTGCTGGCGGCGGGAGCCCGAGGAGCGGCCCACCTTCGAGTACCTCCAGGCCTTCCTCGAGGACTACTTCACCGCCACCGAGCCCCAGTACCAGCCGGGCGACAACCAGTGA